The following proteins are encoded in a genomic region of Gimesia algae:
- a CDS encoding HD-GYP domain-containing protein codes for MVLGTIDSLKKLSNFSQCGGDWDLELHLDAKNDLAISRMKRISELTGLSMYCFDSNQQILHDKSNTQSLAYFPAEVLNEIGAIEGLTLIENTNGITHFLVPLLQDGKQRFIAAGFVFSREKRKLTEMVLSAVKQEWSSEELDFWLESQRVLDVKSLHALLSLAVLHLDEEQQLSQLNEEVDNLSECLDETFEEISLLHEVAQHLKISESPEQLGQLCLDRISTLIEAETNIIWFEDQNNTSRFLSDSQAEFDELKLARLVAQFDGYNWNQPLVINQVESSLLSLEFPDLHNLVLVPVSDGINSFGWILSCNLLKSEEYGTIQASLLNSVASFLGTHLRNIDLYAQQEELMLSFVKSFVSTLDAKDPYTRGHSERVALIAQQLAKQLGYSGEFIQEIYLSGLLHDIGKIGVDDGILRKEGKLTDEEFAQIQKHPMIGYKILTGIKKLKNLLPGIRNHHEQIDGRGYPDGLRGSDIPLMARIIAVADAYDAMGSDRPYRNGMPLERLENIFREGKGLQWDSDVIDAYFEIRDEITRLSQKYNEAAESLAGTGTN; via the coding sequence ATGGTTTTAGGCACAATTGACTCATTAAAGAAGCTGTCCAACTTCAGTCAATGCGGCGGTGATTGGGATCTGGAATTGCATTTGGATGCAAAGAATGATCTTGCCATCAGTCGTATGAAGCGGATTTCAGAGCTGACGGGACTCTCGATGTATTGCTTCGACAGTAATCAACAGATTCTGCATGACAAATCGAATACGCAGTCACTCGCCTATTTCCCAGCAGAAGTTCTCAATGAAATTGGGGCTATAGAAGGGCTCACACTCATTGAAAACACCAACGGGATTACTCACTTTCTGGTTCCCCTGTTGCAAGATGGGAAACAGCGGTTTATAGCAGCCGGTTTTGTGTTTTCCCGAGAAAAGCGGAAGCTGACGGAGATGGTTTTATCCGCAGTCAAACAGGAGTGGAGTTCAGAGGAACTGGATTTCTGGCTGGAAAGCCAGCGGGTCCTGGATGTGAAATCCCTGCATGCATTATTAAGTCTGGCTGTTCTGCACCTTGATGAAGAACAGCAGCTCTCACAATTAAATGAAGAGGTTGATAATCTTTCGGAGTGTCTGGATGAGACCTTTGAAGAAATCAGCCTGTTACATGAAGTCGCACAGCATTTAAAGATCTCAGAAAGTCCGGAACAACTGGGCCAACTCTGCCTCGATCGCATCAGTACTCTGATTGAAGCAGAAACAAATATTATCTGGTTTGAAGATCAGAATAATACATCACGGTTTCTGTCTGACAGCCAGGCTGAATTTGATGAACTGAAGCTGGCACGGCTTGTAGCCCAGTTTGATGGATATAACTGGAATCAACCTCTGGTGATCAATCAGGTGGAGAGTTCTCTGCTGTCGCTCGAGTTTCCAGATTTGCATAATCTGGTTCTGGTTCCTGTTTCAGATGGCATCAATTCTTTTGGCTGGATTCTCAGTTGTAATTTACTCAAAAGTGAAGAGTACGGAACAATACAAGCCAGTCTGTTGAATTCGGTTGCTTCATTCCTGGGAACACATTTAAGGAATATTGACCTGTATGCTCAGCAGGAAGAACTGATGTTGAGCTTTGTGAAGTCATTCGTTTCCACTCTGGATGCCAAAGATCCATATACACGCGGTCATAGCGAGCGGGTAGCCTTGATTGCACAGCAACTGGCTAAACAGCTGGGGTATTCTGGTGAGTTTATTCAGGAAATTTACCTTTCGGGTCTGTTGCACGATATTGGGAAAATTGGCGTTGATGACGGAATTCTTCGTAAGGAAGGAAAGCTGACTGACGAGGAATTTGCCCAGATTCAAAAGCATCCAATGATCGGTTATAAAATTCTGACTGGTATTAAAAAACTGAAGAATCTTCTTCCGGGGATTCGCAATCATCATGAGCAGATTGACGGACGGGGTTACCCGGATGGTTTACGGGGATCTGATATACCACTGATGGCTCGGATTATTGCGGTTGCCGATGCATACGATGCGATGGGCAGTGATCGTCCCTATCGAAATGGAATGCCACTGGAACGTCTGGAGAATATCTTCAGAGAGGGAAAAGGACTGCAGTGGGATTCTGATGTCATTGATGCGTATTTTGAAATTCGGGATGAGATTACCCGGCTCTCTCAGAAATATAATGAAGCGGCCGAATCCCTGGCTGGGACTGGCACGAACTGA
- a CDS encoding M50 family metallopeptidase: MSRSNPLHWSFSIGTWFLTQVRVSIFLPVLLLVFWSHYSLGLGVTLFGILFISVFLHEMGHVVACRLTGGEADQIVLWPLGGLVPCSPERTFSARLLTVLGGPAVNLLLCAITLPAVIWSGHLSDSLNPIKLPAVDLSNQLGQAVLLMVFNLNWLLLLVNLIPVLPLDGGKVLQILLSRRFDETVVHRILLSVSFWIGGIGMVVGLSTHSVWVVFFSALLLMLNLIEFTSGQREDSYDDSIFGYDFSQGYTSLERSSSQLVEKQAGFFQKWREKRRLQKKMREREKNRDAEKQLDLLLHKVHEFGLESLTPKERQQLNQVSARYRKSDSET, encoded by the coding sequence ATGAGTCGTTCCAACCCATTGCACTGGTCATTTTCAATCGGAACCTGGTTCCTGACCCAGGTTCGAGTCAGTATCTTTCTACCTGTTTTGCTGCTGGTTTTCTGGTCTCATTATTCTCTGGGACTAGGAGTAACCCTGTTTGGAATCCTGTTTATCAGTGTATTCCTGCATGAAATGGGGCATGTCGTCGCCTGCCGACTGACAGGAGGGGAGGCAGATCAGATTGTTCTCTGGCCACTGGGGGGACTGGTTCCCTGCAGCCCGGAAAGAACTTTTTCTGCGCGGCTGTTGACCGTACTGGGAGGCCCTGCAGTCAATCTTCTGCTCTGTGCGATCACCCTGCCTGCAGTCATCTGGTCTGGGCATCTTTCGGACTCACTCAACCCGATCAAACTGCCTGCCGTCGATTTGAGTAATCAACTGGGACAGGCGGTACTACTGATGGTTTTCAATCTGAACTGGCTGTTACTGCTGGTCAACCTGATTCCAGTGCTTCCGCTGGATGGTGGAAAAGTCCTCCAGATACTTCTCTCACGTCGATTTGATGAAACTGTTGTGCATCGGATTTTGTTGAGTGTCAGTTTCTGGATTGGTGGAATTGGCATGGTCGTTGGTTTGAGTACCCACAGTGTATGGGTCGTTTTTTTCAGCGCCCTGTTACTGATGTTGAATTTAATCGAATTCACTTCGGGGCAGAGAGAAGATTCATACGATGATTCAATCTTTGGATATGATTTTTCGCAGGGATATACCAGTCTGGAGCGTTCGAGTAGTCAGCTGGTAGAAAAGCAGGCCGGCTTTTTCCAGAAGTGGCGTGAAAAACGCAGATTGCAGAAAAAAATGCGTGAGCGTGAAAAGAATCGGGATGCCGAAAAACAGCTTGATTTGCTCCTGCATAAAGTTCACGAATTCGGTTTAGAGTCGCTCACTCCTAAAGAACGCCAGCAATTAAATCAGGTGAGTGCCCGCTATCGCAAGAGTGACTCCGAGACCTGA
- a CDS encoding GAF domain-containing protein yields the protein MQHQVTEIVQQFESVSQHQRSISDVLDRLLEVLGGRAIGLWRCQSGSLVQLGFRADSQMKEQVKREFTALTLEVSLKNTGLGIVKAVIDQKPAIGTLQANESGLQGSSEWLQRFEAKQSYAIPVFEGDQVVGVLAVSTNQVHQAGDPEWELQTQVAREIGAKQLLGML from the coding sequence ATGCAGCATCAGGTAACAGAAATTGTGCAACAATTTGAATCGGTTTCACAGCATCAGCGATCGATTTCTGATGTTCTGGATCGGCTACTGGAAGTTCTGGGCGGGCGGGCGATAGGATTATGGCGTTGTCAATCAGGTAGTCTGGTACAGCTTGGTTTTCGTGCAGATTCACAAATGAAAGAACAGGTAAAGCGAGAGTTTACTGCTTTGACTCTGGAGGTTTCGTTGAAGAATACAGGGTTAGGTATCGTCAAGGCAGTCATTGATCAAAAACCAGCGATCGGAACCCTGCAGGCAAACGAGTCTGGATTACAGGGATCTTCAGAGTGGTTGCAGAGATTTGAAGCAAAACAGTCCTACGCAATACCTGTTTTTGAGGGAGATCAGGTGGTTGGGGTTCTGGCAGTTTCCACAAACCAGGTACATCAGGCAGGTGATCCGGAATGGGAGTTGCAGACACAGGTTGCCCGGGAAATAGGTGCAAAACAACTTTTGGGGATGCTTTAG
- a CDS encoding response regulator yields the protein MLHSSEKTNARVLVIDDDPLFRNLMVSFLRREYFVSVASDGSEGFHKALEYPPDIAIVDVQMAVWDGLQTLKAFRSHPTLAQTKIIMLTSDASKETVIAAIQGGANDYIIKTSFSKSEFLEKVRRFAQPGATRVANTPNSGKRQQPETTATSKAVVQSTPVQPVEPKPVFVVSESVEDQLTGLTLDQSEEAQLEDIMDDWD from the coding sequence ATGCTACATTCGTCAGAAAAAACAAATGCTCGAGTCCTCGTGATTGACGATGATCCTTTATTCCGAAATCTGATGGTCTCTTTTTTACGCCGCGAGTACTTCGTTTCGGTTGCCAGTGATGGGTCAGAAGGTTTTCATAAAGCTCTGGAATATCCACCAGACATTGCGATTGTAGATGTGCAGATGGCTGTTTGGGATGGCTTGCAGACCTTAAAGGCATTTCGGTCGCATCCGACTCTAGCTCAAACTAAGATCATTATGTTGACATCCGATGCCAGCAAGGAAACCGTGATTGCTGCGATTCAGGGTGGTGCGAATGATTATATTATCAAAACCAGTTTTTCGAAAAGTGAATTTCTGGAAAAGGTAAGACGCTTTGCACAACCTGGAGCGACACGTGTTGCCAATACACCCAATTCCGGAAAACGTCAACAACCAGAGACGACAGCAACCTCAAAGGCTGTGGTTCAGAGTACTCCAGTTCAACCAGTGGAGCCCAAGCCGGTTTTTGTTGTGTCCGAATCAGTGGAAGATCAACTGACGGGGCTGACACTCGATCAAAGTGAAGAGGCGCAACTGGAAGATATTATGGACGACTGGGATTGA
- a CDS encoding adenylate/guanylate cyclase domain-containing protein, with protein sequence MLELITYGTRSQHSSRFTLEPGQELVLGRSPEADISITWDDRISRNHALLKVQPKQLSVSRLSSTENQIFLAGIALDDFLLEPGSTFVIGSTTFQLLDSASSFSSPRESPLEEVTFKPNELMKVRYRDADQRIDVLAHLPELILDARNDSDLFHRLVTMLLSGVKHADAVAVVRLNDEDRVEVPFWERRRQTQGGFHPSGRLVLEAVKKSKRSVLHVWAAKEEKEDQEDYTAVAEFDWAFCTPIEEGINGRWGLYVAGELNQPYQVSVPQGAGGIDLQADVKFTELVASIVKSVRRLNQLERQQAGLRQFFAPPILAAIGDNLNTEILEPRECDVTVLFCDLRGFSQHAESSSEDLIGLLGRVSQALGIMTSHILDFGGVTGDFQGDAALGFWGWPFSSELAPLDACRAALAIRNAFEQIKLQPDHPLSDFRMGIGIAHGRAVAGKIGTSDQVKVTVFGPVVNLASRLEGLTKHLRVPVLMDEATAQIVRTKLHREEGRVRKLARILPYGMEKPVVVSELLPPESIAETLTDQEVTCYEMAVEHFIQGQWEEAFRLLHAIPPSDRAQDFLALQITRTNRIAPLDWDGTIRFDSK encoded by the coding sequence TTGTTGGAGTTAATCACATATGGAACCCGATCCCAACATTCCAGCCGGTTCACACTGGAACCTGGTCAGGAACTGGTTTTAGGTCGTTCCCCTGAAGCTGATATCTCAATTACCTGGGATGATCGTATTTCACGCAATCATGCTCTGCTCAAAGTACAGCCGAAACAGTTATCCGTTTCACGGTTATCCAGTACAGAAAATCAGATTTTTCTGGCGGGCATTGCTTTAGATGACTTTCTGTTGGAGCCGGGAAGTACCTTTGTCATCGGATCGACGACATTTCAACTCCTGGATTCGGCTTCCAGTTTCTCCTCACCTCGAGAGTCCCCTCTGGAAGAGGTGACATTCAAGCCGAATGAGTTAATGAAGGTCAGGTATCGTGATGCGGATCAGAGGATTGATGTACTGGCGCATTTACCGGAATTAATTCTGGATGCGAGAAACGACTCTGATCTGTTTCATCGACTGGTAACAATGCTGCTTTCAGGTGTGAAACATGCTGATGCCGTTGCTGTCGTGCGTTTGAATGATGAGGATCGGGTCGAAGTTCCTTTCTGGGAAAGAAGGCGTCAGACCCAGGGAGGTTTTCATCCCAGTGGGCGGCTTGTTCTGGAAGCGGTCAAGAAAAGTAAACGCTCGGTTTTGCATGTGTGGGCTGCCAAGGAGGAGAAAGAGGATCAGGAAGATTATACCGCAGTGGCGGAATTTGACTGGGCTTTCTGCACTCCGATTGAAGAGGGGATCAATGGGAGATGGGGACTCTATGTAGCGGGTGAGCTAAACCAGCCTTACCAGGTTTCGGTACCACAGGGAGCAGGAGGAATTGATCTCCAGGCCGATGTAAAGTTTACCGAGTTGGTGGCCTCGATCGTCAAATCTGTGAGACGTCTTAATCAGTTGGAACGTCAACAGGCTGGTCTCAGGCAGTTTTTTGCGCCTCCGATCCTCGCGGCGATTGGAGATAATCTGAATACGGAGATTCTCGAACCTCGTGAATGCGATGTGACGGTATTATTTTGTGACTTGCGGGGATTCAGCCAGCATGCTGAAAGCTCCTCTGAGGATTTAATCGGTCTCCTGGGGCGAGTGAGTCAGGCGTTAGGGATCATGACATCCCACATTCTTGATTTTGGTGGTGTGACAGGAGATTTTCAGGGCGATGCTGCGTTGGGCTTCTGGGGCTGGCCCTTCTCTTCCGAGTTGGCTCCCCTTGATGCCTGCCGCGCTGCATTGGCGATTCGAAATGCGTTTGAGCAGATCAAATTACAACCCGATCATCCACTTTCTGATTTTCGAATGGGAATCGGGATTGCCCACGGCAGAGCTGTTGCCGGTAAAATCGGCACGAGCGATCAGGTGAAGGTCACTGTATTCGGGCCTGTCGTTAACCTTGCCAGTCGACTGGAGGGATTGACCAAGCATCTGCGTGTACCGGTTTTAATGGATGAAGCAACCGCGCAAATTGTAAGAACAAAACTGCATCGGGAAGAAGGCCGCGTACGAAAGCTGGCCCGAATTCTGCCTTACGGAATGGAAAAACCGGTGGTCGTCAGCGAGTTATTGCCCCCAGAGTCAATCGCTGAAACATTGACTGATCAGGAGGTTACGTGCTATGAAATGGCCGTAGAACATTTTATACAAGGCCAGTGGGAAGAGGCGTTCCGCCTCCTGCATGCGATTCCCCCTTCTGATCGTGCTCAAGATTTCCTTGCGTTGCAAATCACGCGCACAAACCGAATCGCCCCGCTGGACTGGGATGGAACGATCCGGTTTGACAGTAAGTAG
- a CDS encoding serine/threonine protein kinase: MNESDPQENAQITGDVQDSGGQELKNQRSEAETADKTLVQSPEERAQAANLSKDRQLLPAKVPGYLLMRSLGEGSYGSVWLAQEENTGKYVAIKFYTYRRGLDWSLLNREVEKLAELYTSRHIISLQGVGWNSDPPYYMMEYLENGSLSSFLESGPLPVSEAVRIAKTVLLALVHAHGRGILHCDLKPANILLDANFEPRLCDFGQSRLSDEQSPSLGTLYYMAPEQADLQAVPDSRWDVYALGALLYHMLSGNAPYRTPENEQKIRSLNTLDEKLAAYRELIQNSPRPAEHRKVSGVDRRLVDIVDRCLETDPKKRFPNAQAVLTSLVQREKQRARRPLIALGIIAPLLLIIGLIPVAGAAVNQMVSQFRKNLTQRALKSDSISANFLSQYMERDLQDRKDQLVDLSERTLLRSLMQGDVEEDGELKNRYPELFAYLMQEKNLVDEKRAALDREQDTSWFLTDDKGTQIWRDPSGPTIGQDFSYRDYFHGHGTEYDKDEIPEGIEPIKEPYICQVFKSDATHQWMVAIAVPVWDLKHEKVLGVLSRTTHLAQLLSGFDESLSGDSENPGDRKIALIDSRDGKMLAHPLMTSDTLRSLSREEVDQLVLADNNFEQLLQFELQQKKSEPGPVTAMVDHYQDPVEEVLSKNGKDNVWLAAFSPIGTTGWTAVVQERRSMALKPVAEMRNWLIQYGFIVLVTSCLLIFTVWYFVMRVLTERRVWDWSRHHSEKRADQGSSTASWPGQQQS; this comes from the coding sequence ATGAATGAGTCAGATCCTCAAGAGAACGCTCAAATCACCGGAGACGTTCAAGATTCAGGGGGACAAGAACTGAAAAATCAGAGATCAGAAGCAGAAACGGCTGATAAAACACTGGTTCAGTCGCCTGAAGAACGAGCCCAGGCTGCTAATCTGAGTAAAGATCGGCAACTGCTGCCCGCCAAGGTTCCCGGTTACCTCCTGATGCGATCTCTGGGAGAAGGATCATATGGATCAGTCTGGCTTGCTCAGGAAGAAAATACGGGGAAATATGTGGCGATTAAATTTTATACATATCGTCGAGGCCTGGACTGGTCGCTGTTGAATCGCGAGGTCGAAAAGCTGGCAGAGTTATATACGTCCCGACATATTATCAGTCTGCAGGGAGTGGGCTGGAATAGCGATCCGCCGTATTACATGATGGAATACCTGGAAAACGGGTCACTCTCCTCGTTTCTGGAATCCGGGCCCTTACCTGTTTCGGAAGCAGTTCGAATCGCTAAAACGGTTTTGCTGGCTCTGGTGCACGCCCATGGCAGAGGCATCCTGCACTGTGATCTCAAGCCGGCCAATATTCTACTGGATGCAAATTTTGAGCCTCGTCTTTGTGATTTCGGTCAATCGCGACTTTCAGATGAACAGAGTCCTTCCCTGGGGACTTTGTATTACATGGCTCCGGAGCAGGCTGATTTACAGGCCGTTCCTGATTCTCGCTGGGACGTGTATGCATTGGGAGCGCTGCTGTATCATATGCTTTCTGGGAATGCCCCTTATCGCACTCCCGAAAATGAGCAGAAAATTCGCAGCCTGAATACTCTTGATGAAAAACTCGCGGCTTATCGGGAACTGATTCAAAATTCTCCACGGCCGGCAGAACACCGTAAGGTATCAGGAGTGGATCGACGTCTCGTCGATATTGTGGACCGGTGTCTGGAAACAGATCCGAAAAAACGATTTCCCAACGCCCAGGCTGTCTTGACCAGTCTGGTCCAGAGGGAAAAGCAACGGGCACGCCGTCCCTTGATTGCGCTGGGCATTATTGCCCCTCTGTTATTGATTATCGGCTTGATTCCGGTTGCAGGCGCTGCCGTCAATCAGATGGTTTCGCAGTTTCGGAAAAACCTGACACAACGGGCTCTGAAAAGCGATTCCATCTCAGCAAATTTCCTGTCCCAATATATGGAGCGGGATTTGCAGGATCGGAAGGATCAACTGGTTGATCTGTCGGAACGGACTCTGCTACGTTCTCTGATGCAAGGAGACGTGGAAGAAGATGGAGAGCTTAAAAACAGATATCCAGAGTTATTTGCCTATTTGATGCAGGAAAAAAATCTGGTAGATGAGAAACGCGCTGCTTTGGATCGTGAACAGGATACGAGCTGGTTTCTCACTGATGATAAGGGAACTCAGATCTGGCGCGACCCCTCCGGGCCGACCATCGGACAGGATTTTTCCTATCGAGACTATTTTCATGGACATGGCACTGAATATGATAAAGATGAGATACCAGAGGGAATTGAGCCTATTAAAGAGCCTTATATCTGTCAGGTGTTTAAGAGCGATGCCACACATCAGTGGATGGTAGCGATTGCCGTACCTGTCTGGGATCTCAAGCACGAAAAAGTTCTGGGAGTTTTGTCACGTACCACGCATCTGGCTCAGTTACTTTCTGGGTTTGATGAGAGTCTCAGCGGGGATTCGGAAAATCCAGGTGATCGAAAGATTGCTTTGATCGACAGTCGTGACGGGAAAATGCTGGCGCATCCCTTGATGACTTCTGACACACTGCGAAGTCTCAGCCGGGAAGAGGTTGATCAGCTTGTTCTGGCAGATAATAATTTTGAGCAATTACTGCAATTCGAACTGCAGCAGAAAAAGTCTGAACCGGGGCCTGTGACCGCTATGGTCGATCATTATCAGGATCCGGTTGAGGAAGTATTATCAAAGAATGGCAAGGATAACGTCTGGCTGGCGGCATTTTCTCCCATTGGTACGACAGGTTGGACTGCAGTGGTTCAGGAACGTCGCAGTATGGCATTGAAGCCTGTCGCTGAAATGCGCAACTGGTTAATTCAATACGGATTTATTGTGCTGGTGACAAGCTGCCTGTTGATCTTTACGGTCTGGTATTTTGTGATGCGGGTACTCACAGAACGCCGTGTCTGGGACTGGTCCCGGCATCACTCCGAAAAACGTGCTGACCAGGGATCAAGTACGGCCAGCTGGCCTGGTCAACAGCAGAGTTAA
- the gyrA gene encoding DNA gyrase subunit A: MASDNGEEPIINKNIKYLDIQDEMRDSYLTYAMSVIISRALPDARDGLKPSQRRILVAMNDLNLGASSSRVKCAKISGDTSGNYHPHGDGSIYPTLVRLGQDWVMRNVLIDKQGNFGSLAGLPPAAMRYTEARLSAVAAEMLDDINRNTVDFVPTYDQRNDEPVVLPSKFPNLLVNGSSGIAVGMATSIPPQNLGEVCEAITLLIDNPEATIDDILQVMPGPDFPTGGIICGRYGIRKGYATGRSTISLRARTHFETEKQSDVIVVTEIPYMETRDRIREKLETLVRDDRVKGISRIVDLTDRNVPPWKVHLQIILKRDADKEVVLAQLFKFSPLQNTFSLILLALVGNRPETLSIKELIQQFILHRIDVIRRRTEFLLAEARKRKHTVEGLMIAQIDIDEVIKTIRNSPSRAEAKINLQGLQVDGKLIERALGEDGFKEYQNEQGVQEFYSLSTNQAEAIVSMQLGSLANLEREKLSGEHQELLKAISEYLHLLSDEDHIRSVIREDMLLLQQKYSDKRRTDISEDELTDVNRDDLITEEPMVVTLSQRGYIKRTQLNTYQAQNRGGKGIKGAKTDEEDPIQHLFVASTHSYLLFITNRGRVYWQKVYDLPLQGRTAKGRALVNLLSLQEDEAVSNCVAVREFDEERFLVMATRNGIIKKSPLSAYSRPQKGGIIAIKLDEVDELVEALIVSPDEDLLLATSDGMAIRFAQSDARSMGRNTRGVKGIKLSKSGYVIGMVIANPETCLLTVCENGYGKRTPFGFIPAAEENADEAPENPENEEESTAEAEAEVNSEDHADEEQETRSGMHYRRQRRGGKGIRDIRTSARNGKAVDIIPVAENDEVLMVTTSGKIQRVRGCEISQVGRNTQGVRVITLDANDKLVSLARIPAEIVDESENEEALSPPDDNTQSTTDTNISTDEVE, encoded by the coding sequence TTGGCTAGCGACAACGGCGAAGAACCGATTATTAATAAGAATATCAAATACCTGGACATCCAGGATGAAATGCGCGACAGTTACCTCACTTATGCGATGAGTGTAATTATCAGCCGCGCACTTCCGGACGCACGGGATGGATTAAAACCATCACAGCGCCGGATTCTTGTCGCCATGAATGATTTGAACCTGGGAGCAAGTTCATCAAGGGTAAAATGCGCAAAAATTTCGGGTGATACCAGCGGTAACTATCACCCTCACGGGGATGGTTCCATTTACCCGACTCTGGTTCGACTGGGTCAGGACTGGGTGATGCGAAATGTCCTCATTGATAAACAGGGGAACTTTGGTTCTCTGGCTGGCTTGCCACCAGCGGCCATGCGATACACCGAAGCCAGACTGTCCGCGGTCGCAGCAGAAATGCTGGACGATATTAACCGGAACACGGTTGACTTCGTCCCGACTTACGACCAGCGGAATGATGAACCTGTTGTTCTGCCGTCCAAATTTCCCAACCTGCTGGTAAATGGCTCCAGTGGTATCGCAGTGGGTATGGCAACCAGCATCCCCCCTCAGAATCTGGGAGAAGTCTGCGAGGCCATCACATTATTAATCGATAACCCGGAAGCCACAATTGATGATATCCTGCAAGTGATGCCCGGTCCGGATTTCCCTACAGGGGGGATTATCTGCGGACGTTATGGCATTCGCAAAGGTTACGCGACAGGTCGATCAACGATCTCACTCCGGGCACGGACTCATTTCGAAACCGAAAAACAATCGGACGTGATTGTCGTGACCGAAATTCCTTATATGGAAACACGGGACCGCATCCGCGAGAAACTTGAGACCCTGGTTCGCGATGACCGGGTCAAAGGAATTTCGCGCATCGTCGACCTGACCGATAGAAATGTCCCTCCCTGGAAAGTGCACCTGCAGATCATCCTGAAACGGGATGCAGACAAAGAAGTGGTACTGGCACAACTCTTTAAGTTCTCTCCCCTGCAGAATACCTTCAGTCTTATTCTGTTGGCGCTGGTCGGGAACCGTCCGGAAACCCTTTCGATTAAAGAACTGATTCAGCAGTTTATTCTGCATCGAATCGATGTAATCCGCCGTCGTACTGAATTCCTGCTTGCCGAAGCCCGCAAACGAAAACATACCGTTGAAGGGCTGATGATTGCGCAGATTGACATTGATGAAGTCATCAAAACCATACGAAACTCCCCCAGCCGGGCAGAGGCTAAAATCAACCTGCAGGGCTTGCAGGTCGATGGCAAGCTCATCGAACGTGCACTGGGTGAAGACGGTTTCAAAGAATATCAGAATGAGCAGGGGGTTCAGGAGTTTTACTCGCTGTCCACCAATCAGGCCGAAGCCATTGTCTCCATGCAGCTTGGTTCACTGGCCAATCTGGAACGCGAAAAGCTGAGTGGCGAACATCAGGAACTCCTGAAAGCCATCTCTGAATATCTTCACCTGTTGTCAGATGAAGATCATATCCGCTCCGTCATTCGTGAAGACATGCTGCTGCTACAACAGAAATATTCGGACAAACGCCGTACCGACATTTCCGAAGATGAACTGACCGACGTCAATCGCGATGACCTGATTACAGAAGAACCGATGGTAGTGACTCTCTCTCAAAGAGGTTACATCAAACGAACTCAACTGAATACATACCAGGCACAAAACCGAGGTGGGAAAGGAATCAAAGGTGCTAAAACGGATGAGGAAGATCCCATTCAGCATCTGTTTGTTGCCAGCACTCACTCCTACCTGCTGTTCATCACCAATCGAGGGCGCGTTTACTGGCAGAAAGTCTATGACCTTCCACTCCAGGGACGCACAGCCAAGGGGCGTGCACTCGTCAACCTGCTCTCACTTCAGGAAGATGAAGCCGTCTCGAATTGTGTGGCTGTCCGAGAATTTGACGAAGAACGCTTCCTCGTCATGGCCACGCGAAACGGGATCATTAAAAAATCTCCGCTCTCTGCTTACTCGCGTCCGCAGAAGGGGGGCATCATCGCGATCAAACTGGATGAAGTCGATGAGTTGGTAGAAGCTCTGATTGTTTCACCTGATGAAGATCTGCTGCTGGCGACCTCTGATGGAATGGCAATTCGATTTGCCCAGTCAGATGCCCGCAGTATGGGTAGAAATACGCGTGGTGTGAAAGGCATTAAACTCTCCAAATCGGGGTACGTCATCGGTATGGTCATCGCCAATCCTGAGACATGCCTGCTGACGGTCTGTGAAAATGGTTACGGAAAACGAACCCCGTTTGGCTTTATCCCTGCTGCTGAAGAAAATGCTGATGAGGCTCCGGAAAACCCCGAAAATGAAGAAGAATCCACAGCGGAAGCAGAAGCTGAAGTTAACTCGGAGGATCATGCCGATGAAGAGCAGGAAACCCGCAGTGGAATGCATTATCGACGTCAGAGACGGGGCGGAAAAGGGATTCGTGATATCCGGACTTCAGCACGCAATGGCAAAGCGGTCGATATTATTCCCGTAGCCGAAAATGATGAAGTCCTGATGGTGACAACAAGTGGGAAAATCCAACGGGTCAGAGGCTGTGAGATCAGCCAGGTCGGGCGGAATACTCAGGGAGTCCGGGTCATCACACTCGATGCCAATGATAAACTGGTCTCACTGGCAAGAATCCCTGCGGAAATTGTTGACGAATCAGAGAACGAGGAAGCCCTCAGCCCTCCCGACGATAATACTCAATCAACAACAGATACTAACATCTCAACTGATGAGGTCGAATGA